Part of the Rhodohalobacter sp. 614A genome is shown below.
TCAGCACGCCGGGAATCTGGCGGAGTTTGTCAGCAGGTGTTTCATACGTCACCCCAACCGAAAACACAATACGGCGGCGTTGCATTTTCTTGTAATTATGGATGCGGGAATTCGTCAAGTCGGCATTGGCAAAAACCAACTGTTCTCCGGAAAGTGTCCGAATGCGCGTGGTTTTAATGCCGATCTTATCCACAATTCCGTTCTTATCATCAATGATTAAGAAATCTCCGATTTCAAAAGGTCGGTCAAAAAAGATCACAAAGTAGTTGAACAAATCGCCCAGAATATTCTGCGCAGCAAGGGCGATGGCAATACCTCCAATTCCAAGACCGGTGATAATGGCGGTGACATCGTACCCCAAATTATCAAACAGGAAAACAAAGCCGAGAGCCCAAATGATGATGTTGATGATCAGCATTACTCCGCCTAATTGTTTCACCTTTTCCTCTCCATTCTCCTGTCGTCTCACATACTTTCGAAGAGCCAGAAGTACGATGCTGGAAACCAGTCTCACAGAGAAGTAGGTGAGAATTACGATGTAAGCCGCTTGTATGGCATTACTCACATAATTACTCAAACTCAGCGTCATAACTGCAGCATAGATGATGCTGAAGTAAATAATCGGGATCACAAATCTATCAAAACTCTCAAAAACGTAATCGTCAATGTCATTTTCAGTTTCACCAATCCATTTCTCTATTCTCTTGAGTACAAATCGTTTGAAAACTTTCACAATAAAAATTCCAAGAATAATTGCTCCCAGAACCAGCAAATATTCCTGAACGGTGTTTCCGATAAAATTCTGACTTAAAAATGATTCCATTAAACTCTTATTTTATTTTGAAAAAGACTTTATGTTTTGTGATGACGCAATTATCACTAACGCCAAACCGTAATTTATTACCGTAAAATTTAAAAACTTCTGGCTTTTGTATCTAATGATATCTCGATCCCTATTTTGACAACTCTTTCAGGCATTTCAAAAATGATTCTTCCTATTCTTTTGTTTGAGATTAAAAATTTCATTTTGCCAGTTTATACTTGCCGGAAAAAACGAGATTTTGTGAACGAAAATAAACGTATTGATTTAATTTTATGATTTTTATTGAAAATGAAGGGATTACAGATCCCCGGCTGAATCTTGCCTTAGAAGAGTATGCACTTCGAAATTTTGGAGAAAACGAAGATTATCTTCTTTTCTACATAAATGAACCTTCCATCATTATTGGCCGCAATCAAAACACCCTGGAAGAGATTAATGATGAATATGTGAGGGCGAATGGTATTTATGTTGTTCGAAGAATTTCCGGAGGCGGAGCTGTTTATCACGATCTGGGAAATCTGAATTTTAGTTTTATCACAAATTATAAAAAGGAGAACCTCCATAATTTTAAAAAGTTTACGGAGCCGGTTGTGCATGTACTGCGAAAAATGGGCGTTCAGGCAGAGATGAGCGGACGAAATGATCTTCTTGTTGATAACCGGAAAATTTCCGGAAATGCCCAGTTTTCAACTACAAAACGGATGTTTAGCCATGGCACCCTCCTTTTCGATAGTGACCTTGATGAAGTGACCCGGGCTTTGGATGTAAAAATGAGTAAGATAGAATCAAAAGGGCATAAATCAGTTCGGAGCCGGGTAGCCAACATCTCCGAATTTATGGATGAGAAAATGGATGTTTATGAATTTAGATCACGCATTTTACATGGGCTTTATGAAGAGCGCCCTTCTTTTGAGCGCTACCATTTAACAGAAAATGAATGGGAAAAAGTCAGACAGCTTAAAGACGAGAAATATGGAAATTGGGACTGGAATTTTGGGCGATCACCGAAGTTCAATATTCAGAGAAATCGTAGATTCCCAATTGGAGAGATCGATTTACGCCTGAATGTGGAGCAAGGTCATATCAAGAATTTAAAAATCTATGGAGACTTTTTTGGCGTAGAACCGGTTCAAAAAATTGAAGATCATTTGCAAGGTGTGAGATACGATCCGGCTGCATTGCAGACTGAGGTAAAAAAACTGAACCTGGAATCCTTTTTTGGAAAGATAGAACAGGATGATTTTCTGCAACTGGTGTATGGAGAAGACGAATAGATTTGGATACGTCAAATGGCAAGCTCTTTTAATACTTGATAAACCGGCTGACACTCCTTCAGCAATGGTTTTAAGTGATCCGGAAATGGTGTTGTTTTGGGCTGATACGGTTTAAAGCCAGTTGAATTATGAACGGACTGATACCAGTATTTAGCCCAGATTCCATCTTCTGGCCTTGCCCCTTTCTCCCGGCACAACATCTTTTTTAGAAAATAACCCTCCTCTATATACTCAGTAAGTACAAGTATAAAGAGGAGGTTTTTGGGTGATACATATGCTCTTAATCTTCCCTATAAATGTTTCACTTACTCATAACCAGGATTTTGCTGTAAATTCGAATTCACATTTAGCACATCATTATGAAGTGGAAAGATTGTCAAATGATCGGAATGTGTTGCCCGATGTTTAAACCAACTTTTCGCTGTAAAAACAGATTCTCCGGATGTTGTTTTAAACCGGATGATCTGTCTTCTGCGGAAAGATTCAGCCGCAAACTCATATCCGATTTCATCCAAGAATCCGCCAAATACAATATCTTCGCCTCCTTCAAAATCAACAATTTCACCAGCTTCCGTAAAGCCGTATTGATATTTGCTGCCCCCGGTTAAATCGGCTGCAGTCACAATTTTATCTTCAGAATATGGATCAAAATTCCGTTCTCTTACTTGATTTACAATCACGGCTGCTTCACCGCTTCTTCCAGTATGAAGGAGAGCTTCTGCTTTCGCCATCAGTGTTTCGGCAAAACGGAAAATGGGATAATCTGTGGAAATATCAACTTGCGCTCCGGGTCGAGGGACCTCATACTTAGCGGGAGAATATCCCCAGTCGAATGGTTGCGGTACACCAGACTCCGTTGTTTCCATATAGTTAATAAAATTGGCTAAAACTTCGCCGGTTTCCGGATCTTCAACTTCTCCCATTAACCAGGTATCGTCTAACCTGCCGTCATCTTCATCATATGTATCAATAAATTGAGGTAAGGCTGCATTGCCGCCCCATGGCTGAGCTTCCATTCCATATGCTCTTTGCATAATAGGTGGAAAACTTTTCATATGATATTGGTTTCCGGTTCCCAGGAGTTCATCATAAGGAACAGCCCATATAAATTCCTGAGAATTGTGATTATTTAACGAGAAGTTGTCTTTGTAGACAGGTTCCAGCATAAAAGGACCATTATTGATAATATAGTCCGCTTCTGTAATCACCTGCTCCCATTGAGGGGTTCCCGTGTACACTTCTGCATTCAGATACGTTCGTACCAAAAGAGACCTAGCCGCCCAAGCCGTAAATCGTCCATACGTGGCTTGATTCACTTCATCGGTCAAATTTGGGATTACAGCATTCAGTTCACTTACTACAAAGTCGTAAACTTCCTGCCTTGTATTTTGCTCGGGAACAGACTCGTCAGAGAAATCGGTAACGATGGGTACATTTCCAAAGTTATCGAGCAAAATCCAGTAGTAATAGGCTCTAAGCCCGCGTAGTTCGGCAAGAATTGCTTCTTGCCCCGTCTCCAAGGGTACAACTCCGGATTCTATTTGATAGATCACCCGATTTGCCGTATTGATTCCACTAAAGCTCTGACCATATGTGCTGTTAGGCTGCCCCTGAAATCTATCCCATTCATGTTTGTGCATCCGAATGTACGTACCACCATCATACCATCCATTGGGACGTACAGGAGTTACCATTACATCGGATGATTCTTCCTGAAGGTCAAAAAAAGAATACCAGCCTAATTTCATTCCTCTCAATACAGAATAGGCAGGTGCGATCAAAGCGGAAATATCATCCTCAGTCGGGTTAAAGTTCTCCTCGGTTATTTGATCGTGAACCGTTTCCGTCAGATCTGTACATGCAGTCATCACTACAAGAGTACTTATAATGACAATCGTTAAATAGGTTTTTAGTTTTAACATCATAGTTTTTGATTTAAATTTTTTTGATCAAATACTGTCTGTTTTAAACACGAACAGATTTTTTTAAAAAGTTAGATTCACACCCAGTGTAAATGTACGAGTAGTCGGAAATTTATCTCTGTGGTCTGTACCGGGATCGAGGCCATTGATTCCCACCTCGGGATCCATTCCTTTATAACCGGTAATGGTTAAAAGATTGCCACCCGATACGTATACTCTGGATTGGGTAATTCCAAGGTTATTTAAGTCGAAGGAATATCCCAGAGTTACATTATCCAGTTTCCAATAATCTCCATCTTCAATGTAGTAGCTAACATATGCCAGATCCTGGTTCAAGCGGGCTTTTCCATATACATCATCAAATGCAGTTTCCAGCATGTTGTATTGAATCACCCTGGGGTTTTCATAATACAAGCGTTGGAAATTGAGAATCTGATGACCGAAGGCACCATACATTGTGACATTTAAATCAAAGTTTTTGAACCTGAAGTTATTATTCCATGATAAGAAGTGATCCGGAATACCATTACCAAGAATAGTTCTGTCTCCTGGGCCTGCTTCACTAGCGGGAATACGTTCTCCCTCATTATTCTGAATAATCCATTCTCCCTCTTCAGTAATATCCACCGAATCCCATCCATAAAAATTACCAACAGGGCCACCGATTTCCACACGGTGTGTAGTTACCTGAATGGGTTCTCCGGTATGGCCTGGATAAAAATAATCACTTCCAAGATCGAAGAGCTCATTGGATAAACTAATCAGACGGTTAGAGTTTGTTGAATAGTTTACACTTGTATTCCAAGAGAAGTCTTGCTTTTGAACAGCAGCAGCCTTCAGTGAAGCTTCCATTCCGTAGTTACGAATGTGTCCCACATTTGCAAGAATATTGTTATATAGATATGGAGGTACTGGTACCGAATAATTCCAAAGCATATCTCTCGTATCTCTGCGGTAAATATCGTATGTACCACTAAGCCGGTCATCAAAAAGCGAAAAATCTACCCCAACATTTATCTCTTCTTTTTGTTCCCAACGAAGATCAGGATTCGGATTTCTCGCAGGAGAAATTCCCTGAATCCATTGACCATTATTAAAGAACCTGCTGCCATAAGAAAAGCTTGTTAAAGATAAATAAGGGTCATCCGGAGCAACACCTGTAACCCCAAATCCAGCACGAACTTTCAGGTCTGATATTATATCTACTTCATCCATAAAGGATTCTTCACTAATTCTCCAACCTGCGGAAATCGCTGGAAATAATCCCCATTTATGGTTTTCACCAAACTTGGAATTACCCTCATATCGAAGACTTCCCATAAGAAGATATTTCCGATTCCATATGTAGTTTAAGCGGCCAAAAAACCCAATCAGTTTGGAAGAGTTTTTATAACTGCCCATTCCAGCTTCCCCCTCAGATAGGCCATTACCAATACCAAGGTTATTGTAACTGAAAAGATCTGTCGCAAATCTTCTATTGTTTGCACCAAATCCATCATAGATGGTTTCCTGCCAGCTATAACCACCAAGAATGCTAAAATCATGAGCATCAATCTGATTCTCGTAAGTAGCTGTAAATTCAACAAGATTTTCTGAGGACGAATCTAAACTTCTACTTGCATAACCTCCTTCTCCACCTGTTACATTTGCCGTATGCTCAAATGTTCTTGAATATCCAATATCCCGATTAAAAAGAGTCGTTGACCCCAATAAAGAGAGGCTTAAATTTTCAATTGGATTGAGTGTAAGGGTTCCGTTTAAACGGAGTTCTCTTTCTTCCACATCACTATTAGTTTCTTCAATCCGAGCAACCGGGTTATCATAATTAAATCCATCCCGTTCTATCCATGTGCCATTTTCATCAGTTACGATATCTGTCGGATTCCGAATGAGTGCTTGTCGATAATCATAATTACCAAAAGAATCATCATATGTTCTTCTGTTGGCAATTAAGTTTACATTTGCATCTAACTTTCCTTCAAGCATCGAGTGATTGATATTAATCCGACCGATAAGATTATTATCGTTAGATGTTAAAAAGATACCTTCCCAGTTTTTGTAATTAAGAGAGGCCGTATAACTGGTTTGCGCAGATCCTCCCATAAGAGTCAGATTATGAGTCTGACCAAATGGTGTCTGCATAATTTCATCTTGCCAATCTGTGCTTGATCCGTAATCAGTAAAGTTTACGCCCTCGTCAATTAACCGACGATAATCATTGGCATCAAGCATATCAGGTTTGTTATAAATTGTTTGAGTATTAACATAACCACTATACTGTAATGTTGGAGGCTGCCCCTTAGTGGATTTTCTGGTGGAAATTAATATTACCCCATTCTGTCCTCTTGAGCCGTATATAGCCGCTGCTGAACCATCTTTGAGTATATCTACAGATTCGATGTCTTCCGGAGCAATTGTATTCAAAGAGCCCGGAACTCCATCAATGAGTATTAATGGTTCGGAACTAGAGTTTATAGTTGTAATTCCCCGAAGGCTAATATCCCCATTATCTCTGGGATTTCCACTGGATGTGGTCACAATCAGACCGGCTGTTTGTCCCTGAATCATTTCCGCAGCACTTCTTGCAGAGGCCTGTACAAATTCGTCTGTTGAAACGGTAGAAACAGAACTTGTTAAATCTTCTCTTCTCTGAGTTCCATACCCAACCACAACTACTTCATCGCCAACTACAGCCTGGCTAACCATGTGAACATCTATTTCAGAGCGGCCTTGTATGGCTATTTCCTGACGTTCATAACCAATAAAAGTAAAAATTAAAACCGCATCTTCTGATGGAACCTCAAGACTATATCGTCCATCCAGATCCGTTGCAGTTCCCTGATTGGTCCCCTGGATAAGGATACTTACACCCGGAAGCGGTTCCATGTTTGATTCATCTAAAACAGTACCAGTCACCATCTGCTGTGCCAGCAAATTGGTGTGTAAACCAATGAGCAACATCAGCACACATAACACTTTTTTAACTGTTACAAACTGTATTTTTTTTATCATTTGAATCATATTAGGTTTGATTTTTTAACTCCTCAGCACAGAATTTTTCAGTACATATACATGACTCAAAAAACTCTTTTATTAAAAAAGCAAAACAGAAATGCCTAAACTAATACTATCTTACAGCTTATTTATTCAATTTTTTTAAATGCACTTCTTTAGATGGCTTATTTGGATGAACAATTGAAAGGAAGTACTAAATTTCTAAGCCATTCGCAGACTAGAATCCTTGAGTTATTACCATGGATTATTAACCCAGAAACATTTCCAGGTATTCAATCTGAAATTCGTTCTGAAGTTCTGAACCTTAATGATGAAAAGTGATTCTATGTTTAGCTCAAACTCACTTTATTTATAAAAATGATTTTCCAGGATGAGAATATGTGGACTCTTGATTAATATGGATTCAACTTGGGGCAACACTTTTGTAGGTCCGAGAGATAGGTTTGCTAAAACTATATCTTCAAACCCATTGCCGGTTAAATCACCGGTATCCATGGTAATCCATCTTCCGTAAGAAGCTCTTTGCGGATGATAGGGTTGAAATGAAAAATCCCCGCTATTTTTAAATATTATGAATCCCTCCTGAGGTTTTTTAGGATAATCAGCAAAGTAAGAAATGGCGGCGATATCAAGATTTCCATCCTGATCAAAATCTACAGCTTTTGCAGTGTAAGCTCCATTAACCGGATAAAACCATTTTTCTGAAAAAGTGTTATCACCATTATTTAAGAAAATATATACCCCATGATAGGGTTTGTAGATGAGCGAATAATCGGCATTGTCTCCGCTGGTGTAGAGAATATCCAGAAGTCCGTCATCATTAAAATCAACCAATTCAAATGAACTGGAACCGGCAGTTATTGGAAATTCCAGAAGTGTTGATTGCTCAAAAGAACCTTTTCCATCATTTGTGAACAGATAGATTGCCTGATCGACTTGTGAACACAGA
Proteins encoded:
- a CDS encoding mechanosensitive ion channel family protein, giving the protein MESFLSQNFIGNTVQEYLLVLGAIILGIFIVKVFKRFVLKRIEKWIGETENDIDDYVFESFDRFVIPIIYFSIIYAAVMTLSLSNYVSNAIQAAYIVILTYFSVRLVSSIVLLALRKYVRRQENGEEKVKQLGGVMLIINIIIWALGFVFLFDNLGYDVTAIITGLGIGGIAIALAAQNILGDLFNYFVIFFDRPFEIGDFLIIDDKNGIVDKIGIKTTRIRTLSGEQLVFANADLTNSRIHNYKKMQRRRIVFSVGVTYETPADKLRQIPGVLKEIVETQDIVDFDRAHFKTFGDSSLNFEICYYINSADFNTYMDIQQDYNFQIYERFEKMGVDIAFPTRTIYVRNENGQKFELDLKAENGDSKEEEVSSSSDSPVE
- a CDS encoding lipoate--protein ligase; the protein is MIFIENEGITDPRLNLALEEYALRNFGENEDYLLFYINEPSIIIGRNQNTLEEINDEYVRANGIYVVRRISGGGAVYHDLGNLNFSFITNYKKENLHNFKKFTEPVVHVLRKMGVQAEMSGRNDLLVDNRKISGNAQFSTTKRMFSHGTLLFDSDLDEVTRALDVKMSKIESKGHKSVRSRVANISEFMDEKMDVYEFRSRILHGLYEERPSFERYHLTENEWEKVRQLKDEKYGNWDWNFGRSPKFNIQRNRRFPIGEIDLRLNVEQGHIKNLKIYGDFFGVEPVQKIEDHLQGVRYDPAALQTEVKKLNLESFFGKIEQDDFLQLVYGEDE
- a CDS encoding RagB/SusD family nutrient uptake outer membrane protein → MMLKLKTYLTIVIISTLVVMTACTDLTETVHDQITEENFNPTEDDISALIAPAYSVLRGMKLGWYSFFDLQEESSDVMVTPVRPNGWYDGGTYIRMHKHEWDRFQGQPNSTYGQSFSGINTANRVIYQIESGVVPLETGQEAILAELRGLRAYYYWILLDNFGNVPIVTDFSDESVPEQNTRQEVYDFVVSELNAVIPNLTDEVNQATYGRFTAWAARSLLVRTYLNAEVYTGTPQWEQVITEADYIINNGPFMLEPVYKDNFSLNNHNSQEFIWAVPYDELLGTGNQYHMKSFPPIMQRAYGMEAQPWGGNAALPQFIDTYDEDDGRLDDTWLMGEVEDPETGEVLANFINYMETTESGVPQPFDWGYSPAKYEVPRPGAQVDISTDYPIFRFAETLMAKAEALLHTGRSGEAAVIVNQVRERNFDPYSEDKIVTAADLTGGSKYQYGFTEAGEIVDFEGGEDIVFGGFLDEIGYEFAAESFRRRQIIRFKTTSGESVFTAKSWFKHRATHSDHLTIFPLHNDVLNVNSNLQQNPGYE
- a CDS encoding SusC/RagA family TonB-linked outer membrane protein, coding for MIKKIQFVTVKKVLCVLMLLIGLHTNLLAQQMVTGTVLDESNMEPLPGVSILIQGTNQGTATDLDGRYSLEVPSEDAVLIFTFIGYERQEIAIQGRSEIDVHMVSQAVVGDEVVVVGYGTQRREDLTSSVSTVSTDEFVQASARSAAEMIQGQTAGLIVTTSSGNPRDNGDISLRGITTINSSSEPLILIDGVPGSLNTIAPEDIESVDILKDGSAAAIYGSRGQNGVILISTRKSTKGQPPTLQYSGYVNTQTIYNKPDMLDANDYRRLIDEGVNFTDYGSSTDWQDEIMQTPFGQTHNLTLMGGSAQTSYTASLNYKNWEGIFLTSNDNNLIGRININHSMLEGKLDANVNLIANRRTYDDSFGNYDYRQALIRNPTDIVTDENGTWIERDGFNYDNPVARIEETNSDVEERELRLNGTLTLNPIENLSLSLLGSTTLFNRDIGYSRTFEHTANVTGGEGGYASRSLDSSSENLVEFTATYENQIDAHDFSILGGYSWQETIYDGFGANNRRFATDLFSYNNLGIGNGLSEGEAGMGSYKNSSKLIGFFGRLNYIWNRKYLLMGSLRYEGNSKFGENHKWGLFPAISAGWRISEESFMDEVDIISDLKVRAGFGVTGVAPDDPYLSLTSFSYGSRFFNNGQWIQGISPARNPNPDLRWEQKEEINVGVDFSLFDDRLSGTYDIYRRDTRDMLWNYSVPVPPYLYNNILANVGHIRNYGMEASLKAAAVQKQDFSWNTSVNYSTNSNRLISLSNELFDLGSDYFYPGHTGEPIQVTTHRVEIGGPVGNFYGWDSVDITEEGEWIIQNNEGERIPASEAGPGDRTILGNGIPDHFLSWNNNFRFKNFDLNVTMYGAFGHQILNFQRLYYENPRVIQYNMLETAFDDVYGKARLNQDLAYVSYYIEDGDYWKLDNVTLGYSFDLNNLGITQSRVYVSGGNLLTITGYKGMDPEVGINGLDPGTDHRDKFPTTRTFTLGVNLTF